In one window of Thermodesulfobacteriota bacterium DNA:
- the recG gene encoding ATP-dependent DNA helicase RecG: protein MEGRLAEILEAVLKPLRFASKDGFRHLGALKSLEPLASSLLKEALSLRNPPGVDARLEGLMRILSGFDSLGCSSRKEKVLAALELIASISGEGKAEALPAPLSVPVVGPVEAEKRLMELKTPLSFVKGIGPKLAERLAKKGLTTVEDLLYFLPIRYEDRSRLKRIRELTPGLSESTTGEVLAIGEARYGRRRVLEMAVGDGSDILKVKWFNFGPHIKKRFRNGQKLIVFGQVSAFGGRKEMVHPDIELVEENEVAGAAGPDDFGRIVPVYSQVENFHQKTIRKIVRSVVDDYGGKTVAGVPSGVSERHGLMGLGPAMREAHLPSGAGTALLAKKSLAFDELFLLETGLALRRASIKKERGISFRAGGRLERGLRKILPFTLTGAQERTLSEIRKDMAASHPMNRLIQGDVGSGKTVVSLLASLMAVECGFQAAIMAPTEILAEQHYLFTRKYAEPLGLKPVLLTGSARKSERERLLRSVSDGGADLVIGTHALIQKDVEFKKLGLAVIDEQHRFGVVQRGILKKKGFGAGEGLSPDILIMTATPIPRTLSMTVFGDLDVSIIDELPPGRKPVHTKVLREKERQSAYETVKREIASGGQAYIVYPLVEESKELSLRDATNMRAHLEKDVFRDCRVGLLHGRMKSDEKEAVMKDFKSGKIDILVSTTVIEVGVDVPNASVMLIEHAERFGLAQLHQLRGRVGRGERKSFCLLIAGWTNSEDTYKRLKVMEETNDGFRIAEEDLKIRGPGDFLGTRQAGLPDFRTDGALSDLKLLKTAREEANDYLRSNPGLKGPEGEVIRRVLKARWQDRLELAEIG, encoded by the coding sequence ATGGAAGGGAGGCTCGCCGAAATCCTCGAAGCGGTCCTCAAGCCCTTGAGGTTCGCCTCAAAGGACGGCTTCAGGCACCTGGGGGCGCTCAAGTCACTTGAGCCTCTCGCCAGCTCTCTCCTGAAGGAAGCCCTTTCCCTGAGGAACCCGCCCGGCGTAGACGCCAGGCTTGAAGGGCTCATGCGTATCCTCTCCGGCTTTGATTCTCTCGGCTGTTCATCCAGGAAGGAGAAGGTGCTCGCCGCACTCGAACTGATAGCTTCGATAAGCGGGGAAGGAAAGGCTGAAGCCTTGCCCGCGCCTCTTTCGGTGCCTGTGGTCGGCCCTGTCGAGGCTGAGAAGAGGCTTATGGAGCTTAAGACCCCGCTCTCTTTCGTGAAGGGCATAGGGCCGAAGCTCGCGGAGAGGCTTGCAAAAAAGGGGCTCACGACTGTCGAGGACCTCCTCTATTTCCTTCCAATCAGGTACGAGGACAGGAGCCGCCTTAAAAGGATACGCGAGCTTACGCCGGGCCTTAGCGAGAGCACCACGGGAGAGGTGCTCGCCATAGGAGAGGCGCGCTATGGAAGAAGGCGCGTCCTCGAGATGGCCGTGGGTGACGGCAGCGACATACTCAAGGTCAAATGGTTCAACTTCGGGCCTCACATTAAGAAGAGGTTCAGGAACGGGCAGAAGCTCATCGTCTTCGGGCAGGTCTCGGCCTTCGGTGGCAGGAAGGAGATGGTGCACCCGGATATAGAGCTTGTCGAAGAGAATGAAGTGGCCGGAGCCGCTGGTCCGGATGACTTCGGCAGGATAGTCCCAGTATATTCGCAGGTGGAAAACTTCCACCAGAAGACCATAAGGAAGATCGTCCGGTCGGTTGTCGACGACTACGGCGGCAAGACGGTAGCCGGGGTGCCCTCCGGCGTCTCGGAGAGGCACGGGCTCATGGGCCTGGGCCCGGCCATGAGGGAGGCCCATCTGCCGTCCGGGGCCGGCACTGCGCTTCTCGCGAAAAAGAGCCTAGCCTTTGACGAGCTATTTCTACTTGAGACCGGGCTGGCTTTAAGAAGGGCAAGCATCAAAAAGGAGCGGGGCATATCGTTCAGGGCAGGTGGCAGGCTTGAGAGGGGCCTACGCAAGATACTCCCGTTCACGCTTACCGGCGCTCAGGAGAGGACGCTTTCGGAGATACGGAAGGACATGGCCGCCTCGCACCCGATGAACAGGCTCATCCAGGGCGACGTGGGCTCGGGAAAGACCGTCGTAAGCCTCCTTGCCTCGCTCATGGCCGTGGAGTGCGGGTTCCAGGCGGCGATAATGGCCCCCACCGAAATACTCGCGGAGCAGCACTATCTCTTTACGAGGAAGTATGCCGAACCGCTTGGCCTTAAGCCCGTCCTCCTTACAGGGAGCGCCAGGAAATCGGAAAGGGAGAGGCTGCTCAGGTCCGTGAGCGATGGCGGGGCAGACCTCGTCATAGGCACACACGCCCTCATACAGAAAGACGTGGAGTTCAAGAAGCTCGGGTTGGCCGTCATCGACGAGCAGCACAGGTTCGGGGTCGTGCAGAGGGGGATTCTGAAGAAGAAAGGCTTCGGCGCAGGCGAAGGGCTTTCGCCCGACATCCTCATAATGACCGCCACGCCCATCCCGAGGACGCTCTCCATGACGGTCTTCGGGGACCTCGACGTATCGATAATAGACGAGCTGCCGCCCGGGAGAAAGCCGGTGCATACGAAGGTGCTCCGCGAAAAGGAGAGGCAGTCCGCGTATGAGACGGTTAAAAGGGAGATTGCCTCGGGCGGCCAGGCCTATATCGTGTACCCGCTCGTCGAGGAATCGAAGGAGCTGAGCCTCAGGGACGCGACCAACATGAGGGCTCACCTCGAAAAGGACGTCTTCAGGGATTGCCGGGTCGGGCTCCTGCACGGAAGGATGAAGTCCGATGAAAAAGAGGCGGTGATGAAGGACTTCAAAAGCGGAAAGATAGACATCCTCGTCTCTACCACCGTAATAGAGGTGGGCGTCGACGTGCCAAACGCCTCGGTCATGCTCATAGAGCACGCCGAGAGGTTCGGCCTTGCCCAGCTCCATCAGCTACGCGGAAGGGTGGGGAGGGGAGAGAGGAAGTCCTTCTGCCTTCTCATTGCGGGCTGGACAAACTCGGAGGACACATATAAGCGCCTCAAGGTCATGGAGGAGACGAACGACGGCTTCAGGATAGCCGAGGAGGACCTCAAGATAAGAGGGCCCGGTGATTTTCTCGGGACGCGGCAGGCGGGGCTGCCTGATTTCAGGACTGACGGCGCGCTTTCAGACCTTAAGCTATTGAAGACCGCCAGGGAGGAGGCGAACGACTATTTGAGGAGTAACCCGGGCCTTAAAGGCCCCGAAGGAGAAGTCATAAGAAGGGTGCTTAAGGCCAGATGGCAGGACAGGCTCGAGCTAGCGGAAATCGGGTAG
- a CDS encoding glycosyltransferase family 9 protein, giving the protein MLSLKLKRKIDHYLGITLATFFEALALSLGFIMRRDHRNVPVHRAVVMKFSGIGSLACAYPALAALKDTHPGSQLVFWGTGQTNLLARELGIFSETLELDDRTLATSLYSLAKNLIRIWRFRPNWTFDLETYSKLSSVLCLLTAARNRAGFVSDTTRFRKRLHTHLVYFNRFRYAGELYFRMFSETVGLPEKSFIEAGKGKGLPVEGSRDADGMVLVNINTGELFAPRRWPEGKFKALVEKLLDAYPNRVGITGSRSERQFVEAFIKKLENPRKDAVVSLAGKLTLRELMGYLKGAALFITNDSGPLHLAVLMKTPTIALFGPTHPRHFLPAGGSAEPVYNDFICSPCVHVLDEELLPCGKKAPCMDSIGVEEVFSAASRILGAKNAGVPKGSSKTLS; this is encoded by the coding sequence ATGCTTTCACTCAAACTTAAAAGGAAGATAGACCATTACCTCGGCATCACGCTCGCGACCTTCTTCGAGGCGCTCGCGCTTTCGCTAGGATTCATAATGAGGCGGGACCACAGGAACGTGCCTGTTCACAGGGCGGTGGTCATGAAGTTCAGCGGCATAGGGTCGCTTGCCTGCGCCTATCCGGCGCTCGCGGCCCTCAAGGATACGCACCCCGGCTCTCAACTCGTCTTCTGGGGCACAGGCCAGACGAACCTGCTCGCGAGGGAACTCGGGATATTCTCCGAGACACTCGAACTCGACGACAGAACGCTCGCGACCAGCCTCTATTCCCTGGCAAAAAACCTCATCCGAATTTGGCGGTTCCGCCCGAACTGGACCTTCGACCTTGAGACCTACTCGAAGCTCTCATCGGTCCTCTGTCTCCTTACGGCCGCGAGGAACCGGGCCGGTTTCGTATCCGACACCACCCGCTTCAGGAAACGCCTTCACACGCACCTCGTCTACTTCAACAGGTTCCGCTACGCTGGCGAGCTCTATTTCAGGATGTTTTCAGAGACAGTCGGCTTGCCTGAAAAAAGCTTCATCGAGGCGGGAAAGGGCAAGGGCCTTCCGGTTGAGGGCAGCAGGGACGCGGACGGCATGGTCCTGGTGAACATAAATACCGGAGAGCTTTTTGCGCCGAGGAGGTGGCCGGAAGGCAAGTTCAAGGCGCTCGTCGAGAAACTCCTCGACGCATACCCGAACAGGGTAGGCATCACAGGCTCCCGTAGCGAGCGGCAGTTCGTCGAGGCCTTTATTAAGAAGCTTGAAAACCCGCGGAAGGACGCCGTGGTGAGCCTCGCCGGGAAGCTTACCCTCCGGGAGCTCATGGGGTATCTCAAGGGCGCCGCCCTTTTCATCACAAACGATTCCGGGCCGCTCCATCTCGCGGTCCTCATGAAGACCCCGACGATAGCCCTTTTCGGGCCGACGCACCCCAGGCATTTCCTTCCGGCAGGCGGCAGCGCGGAACCCGTTTACAATGACTTTATCTGCTCGCCGTGCGTGCACGTGCTTGACGAAGAGCTTCTCCCGTGCGGCAAAAAGGCCCCGTGCATGGATTCCATAGGGGTTGAAGAGGTATTTTCAGCCGCATCGAGGATATTGGGCGCAAAAAATGCCGGGGTCCCCAAAGGGAGCTCGAAAACCCTATCATGA
- the rplS gene encoding 50S ribosomal protein L19: protein MGVMQDIEKDYIRTDMPEFNPGDTLLVKVRIKEGDKERVQPFEGIVIKKRGSGVRATFTLRKISYGVGVERIFPVNSPALESVKVLSKGVVRRAKLYYLRELKGKAARIKTKR, encoded by the coding sequence ATGGGAGTCATGCAGGATATCGAGAAGGACTATATCAGGACGGACATGCCGGAATTCAACCCGGGCGACACCCTTCTCGTCAAGGTCAGGATCAAGGAAGGCGACAAGGAGAGGGTGCAGCCTTTCGAGGGCATCGTAATAAAGAAGCGCGGCAGCGGCGTAAGGGCGACATTCACTCTCAGGAAGATATCCTACGGCGTAGGCGTCGAGAGGATCTTCCCGGTCAACTCCCCGGCGCTCGAATCGGTCAAGGTCCTTTCCAAGGGAGTCGTAAGGAGGGCGAAGCTCTACTACCTCCGCGAGCTCAAGGGCAAGGCCGCCAGGATCAAGACAAAGAGGTAA
- a CDS encoding DUF721 domain-containing protein, with the protein MSGRGKERRGSRSSPVTISSVLGSTLGHLNLGAKLLEYRAKKLWPGCVGEAISRRTCPERLIGTVLFCSVESSPWMTELNYQKASIVARLNGALGPGTITDIVFRTGAVKSPRPGSAPPPPQRPLTPEDESFIEKTAGPIKDGKLRALVEKVMKKGRGRG; encoded by the coding sequence ATGTCCGGCAGGGGAAAGGAACGCCGGGGTTCCCGCAGCTCGCCAGTAACGATAAGCTCGGTCCTCGGCTCGACGCTGGGGCACCTGAACCTCGGGGCCAAGCTCCTGGAGTACAGGGCGAAAAAGCTCTGGCCCGGGTGCGTGGGAGAGGCCATCTCGCGCAGAACCTGCCCCGAGAGGCTCATAGGGACGGTCCTCTTCTGCTCCGTAGAAAGCTCGCCGTGGATGACCGAGCTCAATTACCAGAAGGCCTCCATCGTCGCACGGCTTAACGGGGCCCTCGGCCCCGGCACAATCACCGACATAGTATTCAGGACCGGCGCGGTAAAAAGCCCAAGGCCTGGCAGCGCGCCGCCTCCCCCGCAAAGGCCACTCACACCTGAAGACGAATCCTTCATAGAAAAGACTGCCGGCCCAATAAAAGATGGGAAGCTGAGGGCCCTTGTAGAAAAGGTCATGAAAAAAGGGAGGGGGCGTGGATAG
- a CDS encoding KH domain-containing protein: MKDLIEYIAKALVDRPEDVRVNEIEGERTSVIELSVAKEDLGKIIGKQGRTARAIRTILTAASTKLKKRSVLEIIE; this comes from the coding sequence ATGAAGGACCTAATCGAGTATATCGCAAAGGCTCTCGTCGATCGTCCGGAGGATGTCAGGGTAAATGAAATCGAAGGTGAGAGGACGTCTGTCATCGAGCTGTCAGTGGCCAAAGAGGACCTTGGCAAGATCATAGGGAAGCAGGGCAGGACCGCGAGGGCCATAAGGACGATTCTGACCGCGGCCTCGACGAAACTCAAAAAACGCTCTGTTCTGGAGATAATTGAGTAG
- a CDS encoding methyltransferase — MERPRISEDETLEKLGPYFFVQRKAGQKLTGDSVELAEFAIPTLDENDSIIDIGTGTGAIPLLLAWKSRAGKITGVEIDEKAAMTAMKNVGANGLAGRVDIINRDFRELREYFPEGAFTAVVSNPPYGKAGAGRVSPQTERAAARAELHGGLSDLISISAYLTGRKGRVFYVLPTARITEALIELGKAGFRPSRIRFFGGKTGRAPRLFLIEAGKEDGMEVEESSAG; from the coding sequence TTGGAAAGACCCCGTATCTCAGAAGACGAAACGCTCGAAAAGCTCGGCCCGTACTTCTTCGTTCAGAGGAAGGCGGGCCAGAAGCTTACGGGCGATTCGGTCGAGTTGGCCGAATTCGCAATCCCGACCCTTGATGAAAACGACAGCATAATAGACATCGGCACCGGAACGGGCGCCATCCCGCTTCTCCTTGCATGGAAATCCAGGGCCGGAAAGATAACCGGGGTAGAGATCGATGAAAAGGCTGCAATGACAGCGATGAAGAACGTCGGGGCCAACGGGCTTGCCGGACGGGTCGATATCATAAACCGAGACTTCAGGGAATTGAGGGAGTATTTTCCTGAGGGCGCGTTCACTGCAGTCGTAAGCAACCCCCCTTACGGCAAGGCCGGAGCCGGTAGGGTAAGCCCGCAAACCGAGAGGGCCGCTGCAAGGGCCGAGCTCCACGGCGGCCTCTCGGACCTCATCTCAATCTCAGCCTATCTCACCGGACGGAAGGGACGGGTCTTTTACGTGCTTCCCACGGCAAGGATAACCGAGGCGCTCATTGAGCTCGGCAAAGCTGGGTTCAGGCCCTCGCGCATAAGGTTCTTTGGCGGCAAAACTGGGCGCGCCCCCAGGCTATTCCTGATCGAGGCGGGCAAGGAGGACGGCATGGAGGTTGAGGAGTCCTCTGCCGGATGA
- a CDS encoding DUF1015 domain-containing protein, with product MAEIIPFRGVLYNPAKVGDLNKVMAPPYDVIPPAKQDELYERHPNNVIRLIFGKVFPEDREGSDRYSRASSDFQKWLGEGVLVQDERPCMYYYTQTYSEKDGSRKTRKGFIALSKLMDFGKGIHPHERTLSGPKADRLKLMQASDANFCSIFSLYSDPTLKANKLLDAAASGRKPDIDVTDDDGTVNRVWRVDDPKVLEVITESMRDKSLFIADGHHRYETALNYRNMMREKAGNHTGNEPYDYVMMYFSNMDDEGMTIWPTHRVVHSLVDFNPDGFLSKCAEYFELREFRYGKPDEAAVREAFLKELKKAGESAVALGLHIRARDIYYLLTIKSSNTMDKVFGGAIPEVFKRLDVTVLHSLIFAKILGMTQEAQERQENLVYVKSFEEVIAACSNDRNQLVFLLNNTKIEQVKAVAEAGFVMPQKSTYFYPKLLSGLTINFHGTKAALKA from the coding sequence ATGGCAGAGATAATACCGTTCAGGGGCGTACTCTATAACCCCGCAAAAGTCGGGGATCTTAACAAGGTCATGGCCCCGCCCTATGACGTGATACCGCCGGCCAAGCAGGATGAGCTTTACGAGCGCCATCCGAACAACGTCATAAGGCTCATCTTCGGGAAGGTATTCCCTGAGGACAGGGAAGGGAGCGACAGGTATTCCCGCGCGTCATCCGACTTTCAGAAGTGGCTTGGCGAAGGTGTTCTCGTCCAGGACGAGAGGCCCTGCATGTACTATTACACCCAGACGTATTCGGAGAAGGACGGGTCCAGAAAGACCAGGAAGGGGTTCATTGCGCTCTCAAAGCTCATGGACTTCGGCAAGGGGATCCATCCCCACGAGAGGACCCTTTCCGGCCCCAAGGCCGACAGGCTCAAGCTCATGCAGGCATCAGACGCTAACTTCTGCTCCATATTCTCACTCTATTCAGACCCGACGCTCAAGGCCAATAAGCTCCTCGACGCGGCCGCTTCCGGAAGAAAGCCCGACATAGACGTCACCGACGACGACGGCACCGTGAACAGGGTTTGGAGGGTCGACGACCCGAAGGTACTCGAAGTGATAACCGAATCGATGAGGGACAAGTCCCTCTTCATAGCCGACGGCCATCACAGGTATGAGACGGCCCTAAACTACAGGAACATGATGAGGGAGAAGGCCGGGAACCATACCGGGAACGAGCCCTATGATTACGTGATGATGTACTTCAGCAACATGGACGACGAGGGCATGACCATATGGCCCACGCACAGGGTCGTGCACAGCCTCGTTGATTTCAACCCGGACGGGTTCCTCTCGAAGTGCGCCGAGTATTTCGAGTTGAGGGAGTTCCGCTACGGCAAGCCGGACGAGGCCGCGGTGCGGGAGGCTTTCCTGAAGGAGCTTAAAAAGGCAGGGGAATCGGCCGTCGCCCTCGGGCTGCACATAAGGGCGAGGGACATATATTACCTCCTTACCATAAAGTCTTCGAACACAATGGACAAGGTCTTCGGCGGCGCAATACCAGAGGTCTTCAAGCGCCTGGACGTCACCGTCCTCCATTCGCTCATATTCGCGAAGATACTCGGCATGACGCAGGAGGCACAGGAGAGGCAGGAGAACCTCGTCTACGTAAAGAGCTTTGAAGAGGTGATCGCGGCCTGCTCGAACGACAGGAACCAGCTCGTCTTCCTCCTCAACAACACCAAGATAGAGCAGGTGAAGGCCGTGGCCGAGGCAGGCTTCGTCATGCCCCAGAAATCGACCTACTTCTACCCGAAGCTCCTCTCGGGCCTTACCATAAATTTCCACGGGACAAAGGCCGCCCTCAAGGCCTGA
- the rpsP gene encoding 30S ribosomal protein S16 gives MAVKIRLTRQGAKKKPFYRIVVADSEAPRDGDFLEVVGTYDPMAEPARVALKGDRVTYWLSKGAVPTDTVRQLLKKAAKAA, from the coding sequence ATGGCGGTAAAGATCAGGTTGACAAGACAGGGAGCCAAGAAGAAGCCTTTTTACAGGATAGTAGTGGCCGACTCCGAGGCCCCGAGGGACGGTGATTTCCTCGAGGTGGTCGGCACCTACGACCCGATGGCAGAGCCGGCCCGCGTGGCCCTGAAGGGCGACAGGGTGACATATTGGCTCAGCAAGGGCGCGGTCCCGACAGATACCGTGAGACAGCTCCTCAAGAAGGCCGCAAAAGCGGCCTGA
- a CDS encoding ribonuclease HII, which translates to MDLYERDASSKGLANVAGVDEAGRGPLAGPVVAAAVIFPFPPPLGLGIKDSKTMTHQARTESLFGIYRAARAVGVGIVWPEEIDRINILKASLKAMEIAIGDLGVRPELLLIDGRVPVDTDIPQTPIVKGDSLSVSIAAASIVAKTTRDAIMDAYHLQYPLYNFISNKGYPTKEHLLLLDEHGPSPIHRKTFRGVIKDLFAGPAGAG; encoded by the coding sequence ATGGACTTATACGAAAGAGACGCCAGTTCAAAGGGCCTTGCGAACGTAGCCGGGGTAGACGAGGCAGGGCGCGGCCCGCTCGCCGGCCCCGTGGTCGCCGCCGCCGTCATATTCCCGTTCCCGCCCCCTCTCGGCCTCGGCATCAAGGACTCGAAGACCATGACGCACCAGGCCCGGACAGAGTCCCTTTTCGGCATATACAGGGCGGCGCGGGCCGTGGGAGTGGGCATAGTATGGCCGGAAGAGATAGACAGGATAAATATCCTCAAGGCTTCGCTAAAGGCGATGGAGATCGCCATAGGGGACCTCGGAGTAAGGCCTGAGCTTCTACTTATAGACGGCAGGGTCCCGGTCGACACCGACATACCGCAGACGCCGATAGTAAAGGGAGACTCACTTAGCGTCTCGATCGCAGCCGCCTCTATCGTGGCCAAGACGACGCGGGACGCCATAATGGACGCCTACCACCTGCAGTACCCCCTTTATAATTTCATCTCAAACAAGGGCTATCCCACGAAGGAGCACCTCCTTTTGCTCGACGAGCACGGCCCGAGCCCCATCCACCGGAAGACCTTCCGGGGCGTGATCAAAGACCTCTTTGCCGGGCCTGCGGGTGCAGGATGA
- the ffh gene encoding signal recognition particle protein, with product MFESLSDKFRKILKDVRGQGTLTESNVQAVLKEVRLALLEADVNFTIVKDFVSAVKEKAMGKEVLESLSPGQQFTKIVYDELAALLGGEDAGLELKGRPAVIMLVGLQGSGKTTTTAKLALHLKKKGRNPFIVPADLFRLAAVLQLKKLASEVKIDCFDSESYSSPSDICREALRVAGLKGYDILLVDTAGRLHIDDALMAELKSMREILSPGEVLFVADSMTGQDAVNTAKGFNETIGITGVVLTKFDGDARGGAALSMRVTTGRPIKFIGTGEKADALEVFHPSRLAGRILDMGDVLTLIEKAQATFDEKQAKELEKKLKRDEFTLEDFKEQLQQIKKLGSLDSILSMVPGFDAIKKSKDISIDEKEIVRIEAIINSMTRGERSDPSVLNASRRQRIAKGSGTRVQEVNKLINQYADMRKMMKKLKKAGPRGLKGLFNRMM from the coding sequence ATGTTCGAGTCACTTTCCGACAAGTTCAGGAAAATATTAAAGGATGTAAGGGGCCAGGGCACCCTGACGGAATCGAACGTCCAGGCGGTCCTTAAAGAGGTCAGGCTCGCCCTCCTGGAAGCCGACGTAAACTTCACGATCGTCAAGGACTTCGTCTCTGCCGTGAAGGAAAAGGCCATGGGCAAGGAGGTGCTCGAAAGCCTCTCCCCCGGCCAGCAGTTCACCAAGATAGTCTACGACGAGCTTGCGGCCCTCCTCGGCGGGGAGGACGCGGGACTGGAATTGAAGGGCAGGCCCGCGGTCATCATGCTCGTGGGTCTTCAGGGCTCCGGCAAGACCACGACGACCGCGAAGCTCGCGCTTCACCTGAAGAAAAAGGGCAGGAACCCCTTCATAGTCCCGGCCGACCTCTTCAGGCTCGCGGCGGTCTTGCAGCTTAAGAAGCTCGCCTCCGAGGTAAAGATAGACTGCTTCGACAGCGAATCCTATTCGTCTCCCTCCGACATATGCAGGGAGGCGCTCAGGGTCGCGGGGCTCAAGGGCTATGACATACTTCTCGTGGACACGGCCGGGAGGCTCCATATAGACGACGCACTCATGGCGGAGCTCAAGTCCATGAGGGAGATACTTTCGCCGGGCGAGGTGCTCTTCGTGGCCGACTCCATGACCGGACAGGACGCGGTCAACACTGCCAAGGGCTTCAACGAGACCATAGGCATAACCGGAGTGGTGCTCACGAAGTTCGACGGAGACGCCAGGGGCGGCGCGGCCCTCTCCATGAGGGTCACCACGGGCCGTCCCATAAAGTTCATAGGCACGGGCGAGAAGGCGGACGCCCTGGAGGTATTCCATCCCTCGAGGCTCGCGGGCAGGATCCTCGACATGGGCGACGTGCTTACGCTCATCGAGAAGGCCCAGGCCACCTTCGACGAGAAGCAGGCGAAGGAGCTCGAGAAGAAGCTCAAGAGAGACGAGTTCACGCTCGAGGACTTCAAGGAGCAGCTCCAGCAGATAAAGAAGCTCGGCTCGCTCGATTCCATACTCTCTATGGTCCCGGGCTTCGACGCCATAAAGAAGTCGAAGGACATAAGCATAGACGAGAAGGAAATCGTCCGGATAGAGGCGATAATAAACTCCATGACCAGGGGCGAAAGGTCCGACCCCTCCGTCCTTAACGCCAGCAGGCGGCAGAGGATAGCGAAAGGGAGCGGCACCAGGGTACAGGAGGTCAACAAGCTCATAAACCAGTACGCGGACATGCGGAAGATGATGAAGAAGCTGAAGAAGGCCGGGCCCAGGGGGCTCAAGGGGCTTTTCAACAGGATGATGTAG
- the trmD gene encoding tRNA (guanosine(37)-N1)-methyltransferase TrmD, translating into MVFDILTLFPEFFSSTVRHGVVGRAAASGLIEVNARSLRDYTEDRHRTTDDYPYGGGHGMVMKVEPVVKGIEALKGHGAPASVVLTTPQGRLFSQPIAEELASMGRLIIVCGRYEGYDERIREFADYEISIGDYVLSGGEIPALVIIDAVSRLVPGVLGEPESAKSDSFSRGLLEYPQYTRPEEFRGMRVPEVLLSGNHAEIEKWRRKESIRRTCLRRPDLLEKAEVPEGDRAFLDEIIKKGGRPGCS; encoded by the coding sequence ATGGTCTTCGACATACTTACCCTTTTCCCCGAGTTCTTTTCCTCAACGGTGCGCCACGGCGTTGTCGGCAGGGCCGCGGCAAGCGGGCTCATAGAGGTCAACGCCCGCAGCCTCAGGGACTATACGGAGGACAGGCATCGGACGACCGACGACTACCCGTACGGCGGCGGACACGGCATGGTGATGAAGGTCGAGCCTGTCGTAAAGGGCATAGAGGCCTTGAAGGGACACGGCGCGCCGGCGAGCGTCGTCCTCACGACCCCGCAGGGCAGGCTCTTTTCCCAACCCATCGCGGAGGAGCTCGCCTCAATGGGCCGCCTTATAATCGTATGCGGCAGGTACGAGGGCTATGACGAGCGCATACGGGAGTTCGCAGACTACGAGATATCCATCGGCGATTACGTGCTCTCGGGCGGAGAGATACCGGCCCTCGTCATTATAGACGCCGTCTCGCGGCTCGTGCCGGGCGTGCTCGGAGAGCCGGAATCGGCCAAGTCGGACTCCTTCAGCCGGGGCCTCCTCGAATATCCACAGTACACGCGCCCCGAGGAGTTCAGGGGCATGAGGGTCCCGGAGGTGCTCCTTTCGGGGAACCACGCCGAGATTGAAAAATGGAGGCGGAAGGAGAGCATAAGAAGGACCTGCCTCCGCAGGCCCGACCTATTGGAGAAGGCGGAGGTCCCCGAGGGCGACAGGGCCTTTCTTGATGAAATTATCAAAAAGGGAGGCAGGCCGGGCTGTAGTTGA
- the rimM gene encoding ribosome maturation factor RimM (Essential for efficient processing of 16S rRNA) — MSREEDLVPIARITGAHGIKGEVKAAPYGDLDDMGWEAVFIAGKGGEARPARVTRARRHKGVFILELDGVADRNAAEALAGLDISVRRSDLPETAEDEYYYFELVGMEVYSEDSKHIGRVADVMETGSNDVLVVDGAYGEVLVPAIEQVIVRVDPDKNEITIRLIEGILPEV; from the coding sequence TTGAGTAGGGAAGAAGATCTCGTACCGATCGCGAGGATAACGGGCGCCCACGGGATAAAGGGCGAGGTCAAGGCAGCGCCTTACGGCGACCTCGACGACATGGGCTGGGAAGCCGTCTTCATCGCCGGCAAGGGCGGCGAAGCGAGGCCCGCCAGGGTCACCCGGGCGCGTAGGCACAAGGGTGTCTTCATACTCGAGCTCGACGGGGTTGCCGACAGGAACGCGGCAGAGGCGCTCGCCGGCCTAGATATCTCGGTAAGGCGCTCCGACCTCCCCGAGACCGCCGAGGACGAGTATTATTACTTCGAGCTGGTCGGCATGGAGGTATATTCCGAGGACTCGAAGCACATCGGCAGGGTCGCGGACGTCATGGAAACGGGCAGCAACGACGTCCTCGTGGTAGACGGGGCCTACGGCGAGGTCCTCGTCCCGGCCATAGAGCAGGTGATAGTCAGGGTAGACCCGGATAAGAATGAAATAACCATCCGCCTGATAGAAGGCATCCTGCCTGAAGTGTGA